The Polyangium aurulentum genomic interval GCATGAACGCAATCCGGGTCCTCGATCCCCTGCGAGCAAGCGCTCGGGGCCTTTCGTTCAGTCTGTCGGGGGCGGCGGCTCGTTGCCCGCAGCGGGCGGGCACAGGGGAGGCGTGATCGAGGGATCAGCAGCCGGGCACGGTCACGTCGACGTTGAGCACGACCGCCGCCACGACGGTGGTCTCTTGCATGGGCCGCTTGCCTTGCACCTCGGCCGTGATTCGCATCTTCGGCGCGACCACATAGGGCTTCAGCTCGGCCCCGGTGGTGACCAGCTCGATCCTGGTGGCGCCGGTCGGTACCGGATCGAGCTTTGCCACCAGCACCTTCGGCTGGCCCTCGGTCTCCGCGAAAAAGGAGACCGACTCGAGGAAATCGAAATTAGCGCCTGCGGGGCCCTGGATGGTGAGCGTGAAGGACGTCATCACCACCGAATCGACGTCGTCCTTGGTGACGCCCTGATTGTCGAGCTCCTGCGTCAGGTCGATGCTGTTGAACGACTGGAAGTCGAGCACCCCGAGCAGCTCGTCGAGCACCGTGCCGGCGGGAATCTTGGCCGTGGCGTCGACGTCGACGTCGAAGTTGTCCAGGTTGTCGCAGTTGGTGAAGGCGGCAGCCGCGAGCGCGAGCGCGAAAGCTCGCAGGGCGGCGCGACGATCGATGCGCGGGCGAGGGAGCGGCTTCGTCATGCTCCATCTAGCCCGAACCCGACGGCCGGCCGCAAGGGGTTTGGCGCATGCTAAGCTGCGGATGTGCTGCCCCGCCCCGACGACCCTACGGTTTCGCCTGAACGCGCGACCGCGCTCATCGAGAGATCCTTCCCCGCGCTCGCGCCCGTGCGGCTCGAGCACCTCGGGCGCGGCTGGGATCACGATGTGCTACTCGTGAACGGCGCGTGGGTCTTTCGCTTCCCGCGCAACGGGATGGCCGCCCTCGCCTTGCAGACCGAGCTCGCCGTGATGCCCTGGCTCGCGCCGCGGCTTCCCCTTCCGATCCCCGTGCCCGTCTTCGAGGGCGTCTTCGACGAGACGGCGGGCACGCACTTCGTGGGCCACCGGTTGATCCCGGGAAAGACGGTGATCGACACGGGTCTCGGCCCGGAGGCGCGCGCCGCGCTGGGGCCCGCGCTCGGGCGCTTCACGCGGGCGCTGCATTCATTGCGGGCGACGGACGCGCCCCACGCGCTGCCGCCCGACGTGATCGGCCGAATGGACCTCGCGAAGCGAATGCCCATCACGCAGGAGAGGCTCGCGAGCCTGCGGCGGGACGGCGTGTTGCCGGAAGACACCGCGACGCGGCTGCTGCGGCTCATCGAGGAGCCCTGGACGCCGCTCGCGCGGGAGGCGCTGGTGCTGGTGCACGCGGACATGCACGGTCGGAACCTGCTGGTCGGCGCGGACGGGGCGCTGTCGGGGGTCATCGATTGGGTCGATCTGCACGAGGGCGACCCCGCGGTGGACCTCGCGACCGCATTCGAGGTGCTGCCCCCCTCGGCGCGGGAGGCGTTCTTCCGCGAATACGGGGGCGTCGATGCGGGGGCGCTCGTGCGCGCCCGGTGGCGCGCGATCACGCACATGACCGCCGCGCTGGTCGGATCGATGGAGCGCGGCGACGAGGGGTTCGTACGGTCAGCGCGAGGGGCGCTGCTCGAGATGGCGGTGGGATGATGGCCTGGGTAATTCTGGTCGTGGCAGGGCTCCTGGAGACGTGCTGGGCGATCGGCCTCAAGTACACGAAGGGCTTCACGCAATTATGGCCCAGCGTGTTCACGATCGTCACCCTCGCCGGGAGCATGTACCTGCTCGCGACGGCGGTCAAAACGCTCCCGATCGGCACCGCCTACGCGGTATGGGTCGGCATCGGCGCGTTCGGGGCCGCGATTGCGGGGATCTTCCTGCTGAACGAGCCGGTCACGCCAGGGAGGATCGTGTTCCTCGTGCTGCTCATCATCGCCATTCTGGGCCTGAAGTTCACGAGCGCCTGAGGCGCGCATCAATCGGACGAGGCGCGGCGCCCGAGCACGGCCTCTGCGAGCGCGCGGGCCGCTCGCTGGAGCGCCGCCTCCGGATGCGCGCCGAAGCCGAGGACGAGGCCCGACGATTTGCGGCGCCCCGCGGTGAGGCGCGACAGCGCAATCGCATCGACCCCGCGGCGGGCGAGCCGCTGGACGAGCGCGACGTCGTCCATTCCAGCGGGCAGCTCCACCGTGAGCACGGGCCCGGCGCCGGGGACGTGCACGCGGAACGAGCCGGGCAGGCGCCGCTCGAGCTCGGCGACGAGGAGATCGCGGCGGCGCCGCGTCGCCTGCCTGACCGCGCGCAGGTGACGCGAGAAATGGCCCCCGTCGATGAAATCGGCGAGCGCGGCTTGGGTCAGGTACGGCGGCGAGCGGGTCGAGGCAGCGCGGATCGATGCCACGGGGCGCACGAGCGCCTCGGGCACGACGAGAAAGCCGAGCCGCAGCCCCGGGAAGAGCGCGCGGCTGAAGGTGCCGATGTGCAGGACGCGGTCCTTCGCGCCCTCGCCGTCGAGCGAGAGGAGCGAGGGCAGGGGAGCGCCTTGATAGCGCAACTCGCCCTCGTAATCGATCTCGACGATCATGGCCCCGGCCTCGTTCGCCCAGGCGAGCAGCTCGATCCGGCGCGCGAGATCGAGGCGCGCGCCCGTGGGAAACGCATAGGCCGGCGACACGAAGGCGACCCGCGCGCGAGGCGACCGACGCACGCCGACGCGCACGCGCAGGCCGTCCTCGTCGACGGGAATGGGAATGGGGCGCGCGCCCGCCATTCGCACCGCAGCGCGAAGGGCGAGCGGGCCGGGGTCCTCCATCCACGCCTCGTCGCCGGCGTCGAGCAGCGCGCGGCAAACGAGGTCGATCGCCCCCTGATATCCCTCGGTGATGAATACCTGATCCACGGTGGCACGCACGCCGCGCGCAACCGCGACATGGCTGAGCACGGCGCGGCGCAGGGCGGGTAAGCCGCGCGGATCGTCGTGGAGGGCGTCGGCCGTGGTCATGGCGCGGAAGCGGCGGACGAGGCAGCGCTCGAAGACACGCCACGCGAACAGCTCGAGATCCGGCAGGCCCACGCCGAAGGGGCGAGACCGAGCCCGCTGTCCGAGCAGATCGTCGAGCCGGTCCGCTGGCACGATGGAAGCGACGCGCCGCGCGGATCGAGACAGATGGGGCGCGATTGCGATTGCGGGCCTGGAGGCTGCGGGCGTGCGGCGCGCGGGGACGTCGCCGACGACGGGCGCTCGGCGGGGGCGGACGACGATCGTGCCCTCGGCGGCGAGCGCCTCGTAGGCAGCGGCGGCGGTGTTTCTGGAGATGCCGAGGTCGCGCGCCAGCTCGCGCGACGAGGGGAGCTTATGGCCCGGCGGGAGCACGCCTTCGAGGACGGCGCGGCGCAGCTGCTCGACGAGCTGCGCGGTGAGGGGCGTCGGCGCGTCGCGCTCGAGGAGGATGACCGGGGGGAGGACGCGCGGGGCTGGCACCATCGACAGGGCTCGATCTGGCCCTTCCCAGGGTGCCAGATCCGGAGCAGTGTTCCAAGCATATCGACCCAGGAGAAGCGCATGCGCCGCCCATCGAACCATCATTTGCCCAGCGAGGCTGCCGAGGACATCACGGCGCGGCTCGCTGCACGCGCAGGCGAGCGCGCGACGGCAGCATATGGCGGGCGGACGCTCGATCGGCTGCTCGCGGAGGACCTGCCCGGCAATCAGCTCACCACGCTGCTGCTTCATGGCCTGCGCCGGCGCGCGCTGCGCAGGACGTTCGTGGAGGTGCTCGAGCACGGCGCGCGGGCGGCCATGACGCAGGCATCGACGGCGGACGCGCGGCGGCTGCACGCGTTCGATGCAGTGGCGTACGCGGCGGCGCGCGATTTCGAGGCGGTCGAGCTCGCGCCCGTCGTGCCCCTCGGCGCGGCGGCGTGCGTCGGCGTGGACCCGAACAACGTGCTGGGCGCCGTGCGCTTCGCAGAGGTCGCGTCGGACCCGGCCCTAGGGCTTGCGCTCCACGCGGCGCAGAGCCGGCCCAGGCGGCGCGGGGAGACGATCCGGCTATGCGCGAGCCACCGCGTGCTGCGTATGCAGCCGACGAATCACCCGGGGTACGTGCCGCACTTCCGGCTGTTCGCGCTCGGTACGGCCGCGCTCTCGGCGAGCCGGGGCGAGGACGGCGCGCAGGATCGCCGTGCGCTGCTCGAGCAGCTCCAGGTCTGGGCCGCGCTCACCCGAAAGCTGCCTGCGGCGGGGTTTGGCGTGGCGGGCATGCGCATCGTCCTGTCGGATACAGCCGTCGTGCGCGCTTGCTTTTCGGCGCTGAAGGTCGATGTCGACGCAATGGTGCGGGGGGCGAAGGCGCACGCGCCTGGATCAACGGAGGCCCTCCTGCGCGAGGCGCGCATCGATTTGCCCCGCGCGGCGGAGGATCTCGCGGAGGTCGCGCGCTCCGTCGGCCTCGGCGCCGAGGTGATCGCCCGCGCCCGAGCCCTCTCGACCGAGGTGGCCGAGCCATTGCGCTCGGTCCATCCGCACGTCGAGGTCGTCTACGACGCGGCCAGGCTGCAGGGGCTCGGCTATTACGCTGGCCCGTTCGTGCAGATCGTGATGACCCGCGACGACGGCGCCGCAATCCCGCTCGGAGACGGCGGCGCGCTCCCGTGGCTCGGGGCGATGCTCTCCAATCGGCGGGAGCGCTGGGTGGTGACAGGCGTCGGCTCCGAGCTGATCATCAAGCTCTTCGACCGCGCGCCGCGCGAGGAGACCAGGTCATGAGAATCGAGACCCCATCGCTCACGTTGCGTCCATGGGAACGAGGCGACATCGACGTGCTCGCGGAGATCGCGAATGATCGTCGTATCTGGGCGAACCTGCGCGACAGGTTCCCGCACCCATACACGCGCGCGGACGCCGAGGTGTGGATCGAGATATGCGAGAGGGCGCCCGCCCCGCCCTGCGCGTTCGCGATCGAGGTCGAGGGTCGGGCTGCCGGTGGAATCAGCCTGGAGCCTTTCGACGACGTCCATCGGAGGACGGCGGAGATCGGCTACTGGCTCGGCGCGCCCTTCTGGGGGCGCGGGCTCGCGACGGAGGCGGTGGTCGTAATGGCGCGGTACGGATTCGAGCGCCTCGGCCTCGAGCGCATCCAGGCGCAGGTCTTCTCGTGGAACGAAGCCTCGACGCGCGTGCTCGTCAAGGCAGGCTTTGCGTTCGAGGGGCGGATGCGGCGGCACGTCGTCAAGGACGGGAAGGTGGGCGATGCTTTGCTGTATGCGCGCGTGCGCGACGAGGCCGTTTGACCCGCGTTTCACCGCACCGATTCAGCGGGGACACAAGCCGCTCCGTTGGCACGGGCTCCAACGCGTTGGCAGCGCGCCAATCGCTGAGAACAGGTCTTGTGCCCGGGCCGCGGGGCGTCTAGTTGGGGAAGCGGTTGCGGAAACCCGCGGGATGCGCGGAATGCGCGGAAGAGGAAGAGGAGAGCTACCATGGCGTTGACGCCGGCTAAGTACACGGCAAAGGACTACTCGGCGCTGAAGGGGCTGCAGGGCATCACGGACGACCAGATCGCCGTGCACCTCACGCTCTATAACGGCTACGTGACGCGCTCGAACAAGCTGAACGAGACGGTCGCGTCGATGGTGGCCGACAACAAGGCCGGCACCTTCGAGTTCAACGAGCTCAAGCGCCGCGCGGGCTGGGAGGTCAACGGCGTCCTGCTCCACGAGTACTACTTCGACAACCTCGTGACCGCCGGCGGCGACGGCAAGGATTCGCGGTTTGCCGAGGCGATCTCGCGCCAGTTCGGCAGCTTCGACGACTGGAAGAAGGACTTCCTCGGCGTGGCCAAGATGCCCGGCGTCGGCTGGGCCATCACGTACTTCGATCCGCAGCGCAACCAGTTCGACAACTACTGGATCGACCGCCACGACGTCGGCCACCCCGCCGGCCAGCGCCCCGTGCTCGTCCTCGACCTCTGGGAGCACGCCTGGAGCGCGTACCTCAAGCCGACCGAGCGCGCGAAGTACCTCGACGACTTCTTCGCCAACGTGAACTGGCGCGTCGTCGACTCCCGCCTCTGATCGCGCACCCCGAGGAATAACCCCCGCATCGTCGAGCGTCCCTTCGCGCGCAGCCTCATCCCGGGGCGCACGCGGAGGGACGATGGTGCGGCGAAGGTGGCTCGGGCTCTCTGTGATCCTCGCGGCGAGCGCATGCGGCGGCGGGGGCGCAGGCATCGCATCCAGCACGCATCCGCCCTCCCAACGCTCCCCGGCCCTCGCGCCGCCCGCACCCGCCGAGGCGCGCGCCTCCGCTTCCCACGCACCTCGATCGAGGGACGAGCCCTCCGCCTGCGCGCCCGCGTATCGTGGGGCCATCGCGCCCCTGCGCGACGCGCGCCAGAGCAGCTCGATCGCCCTCGCGCGCGCCAAGGACCGCGTGCTCGCGTATGTCGCCGACGAGGACGACGACGCGCTGCACACGGTCGACCTCGACAGCAGAAAGGAGCTCGCGGTCACGCCTTTGCCGGGCTCGCCGTCGCAGGTCCTCGTGCTGCCCGACGGGCGCCTCGTGGTTGCGCTGCGCGACAGGAACGAGCTGCTCGCGCTCGAGGCTCCGCAAGCACCCGAAGAGCCCCTCGCGCTGCGCTGCCGCGTGCCCATCGCGGCCGAGCCGATCGCGCTCGCCACGACGCCCGACGGCGGGCGCCTGCTGGTCACGAGCGGCCGGGGCAAACGGCTCACGATCCTCGGCACGGGCGGGCTCGAGGCGTGGGAGAGCGTCGAGCTTGCGCGCGATCCACGCGGCGTGCTCGTCTCGCGCGACGGCCGCAAGGCGTTCGTCACGCACATGGTCGGCAGCCGCGTCTCCGTCGTCTCGCTCGATGGGGCGATCGCGAGCGCGCGCGAGGTCGACGTTCGGGTCGACAAGCGCGAGGGATCGCAGGAGCCGCGCGTGTCGAACCAGGGCTTCGCGCTCGCGGCTGCGGTGCTCGACGAGCGCGCGGGGGCCGAGCGCATCTTCGCGCCGCTCGCGAGCGTCGATCCCGGCAAGTCGCAGGCGAACGTGTTCCCGGGCGGTTATGGCGGCGTGACCGGCCCGCGCATCGTGTCGCCGTTCGTCGCGGTCGTCGATCCGGCCGCAGAGCGCATGCTCAATCCCTACCTCGCAGCCAAGAGGAGCTCGCACGGCGAGGAGTGCGTCTTGCCGCGCGCGGCGGCCGCATACGGCGCGCGCCTGCTCGTCGCGTGCGCCGGCATCGACGCGGTCGTCGAGCTCGATGCGCGCGCGATGGATCCCATCGCCGCCCAGCGCCGCCGCTTCGACGTGCCCTCGGGGCCCACGGGGATCGCCATCGATGAAGACGGCCGCCGCGCGGTCGCCTGGTCGCAGTTCGCGCGCGAGATCTCGTTCCTCGATCTGCGCGAGCCTGGCGGACGAACCCTCGCGTTGCCGCTCGCGCGGCGGCAGGATTCACGCATCACGCCCGTCCTCGCGCGCGGCCGCGAGATCTTCCACGAGACCGACGATTTTCGCATCTCCGTCGACGGTCGCGCCTGCGCGAGCTGTCACCCCGACGGACGCGACGATGGGCTCACCTGGGCGACGCCGGACGGGCCGCGGCAGACGATCATGCTCGCGGGCCGCATCGAGGGGAGCGGCCCTTATGGCTGGTTCGGCGTGCATCCGACGCTCGGCGATCACGTCGCCCACACCTTCGGGCGCCTCGGCGGGCACGGGCTCGACGAGCCCGCGGACGAGGGGGATCTGCGCGCGCTGCTCGCCTATCTCGTCGCGATGCGACCGCCGCCTCCCGTCGAGGCGAAGGATCCGGCGCTCGTCGCGCGCGGCAGGGACCTGTTCCTCGACGCCGAGCACGGCTGCGTCTCGTGCCACATGGATGGCGGCACCGATCGCGCGCGGCACGACGTGGGCAGCGGCCGCTTCATCGAGCAAAAGCTCACGTTCGACACGCCGTCCTTGCGCTACGTCGGCGTCACGGCGCCTTACTTCCACGACGGCCGATACGCGACGCTGCTCGATCTGCTGCGCGCGTCCGACGCGAAGATGGGGCACACCGGCGGCCTCGGCGACGACGACCTGCGCGCGCTGGCCGCCTACATGGAAACGCTTTGAGGTGCAACCATGCGATCCCTGATTCCCGCCGCCGGTCTGTTCCTCCTCGCGAGCGCCGCCGCCCCTGCATTTGCCGAGCCCACGCTGCCCGTGGGCTGGACGGCGCCGAAGGTCGATGCGCGGCCCGTGACCTCCGCGCCTGCGCCCGAGTGCTGCGGGTTCGCGTGGATGCGCATGATCAGTCGCAGCCCCCGGGCGGCGCGCGCGCCTGCTCCCTTCGACGTCGAGGCGCTGCCCGTCACCTCGCCGATCGCGCCGATCCCGAAGACCGTGCCCGACGACGCGCGCGCGGCGGCGGAGCTCTTCATTGCGGACGGGCGAGGGAAGACGCGCTCGTCGTGGACGACCGACGGCGGCATCGACGTGCGCGTGAGCGTCCGCGACAGGCGCGCGGGGCGGATCACCCTTGGCGCGATGCGCTGGCACGGGTTCGGCGCGCAATCGGAGGGGGGCGCGAAGCTCAGGTGCGGGGAGGGCGAGCGATTCTCGACCTTGCGCTTTCAATCGCTGCGCCCGGGCCCCGGCAAGACGCTCCATTTCGAGGAGACGCGCGGCCTGTTCGACCGTCAGGCTTGCCGGGGCTGGGTGACGAGCGAGCTGCACGTCGACGCGGTCCCGCTGCGCGAGGGGCTCGTCTACGCCTACCGCACGCATTGCGCCGATTGCGGCGAGGGCGAGCGCGACGTGCTCCACGTCATCACGCCCGACTTTCAGCTCCAGGCGACGCCGAAGGGCGTGGCGAGCGGATTCGACGACAAATCGCTGCCCTTCAACACGCACGAGGTGCCCTTCGGGCCCGGCCTCGCGGGTGCATTCGCGGGCGTCACCGGGGATTTCACCTACGGCGCCGCGTTCCTTCGCTGGCGCACGACCGGCGCTGTCCCCCCCACGGACAGCGATGTCTTTTTCATCGGCGTCGACGTGAGCCAGGCCGTGTCGGAGCCGCATCCGACGGCGCTGCTCACCGTCTTTTGATTCACGCCGCCTCGGCCCAGTCCTGAACTTCGTAAAGGAAGCGCGTGCCGCCGATGAGCTTGCGGTTGTACGAGGTGCTCTGCACGAAGACCACGTACTTCTCGAGGCTCGCGGGCTTGATGCGCACGGTCGCGCCGGGCGGCAGGCCGAGCATCTCGCGGGCGCGCTCGCCGCTGTAGAGGTCGCCGGTCTTGCGGTCCATCAGGACGACCTCTTTATGGCCCTGGATGGTCTCGGTCTTCATGAACTCGTAGAAGCCGCGGCCGGCCTTGAACGCGAGGCCATTATCCTGGACGAACTGCCGGATCGGCATGTCGCGATCGATGTCGAGCACCTGGAAGCGCCCGGGCGGCACGGCGCGCAGATCGGCCTCGCCGAACTCGGTCGACGCCTCGCGCTTCATCATCGCGCCGAACATCCGGTCGAGGCCGCGGTTCATGCGGCCCTGCTTGGCGACTTCCTTCTCGTAATTCTGCAGCCTGTCGTCGGACGACTGCTTCAAGCAGACGGCGAGGATCATGTCCGTCACGTAGGCGAACTGATCGAGGCCGATGTGGAAGCCGCCCGAGGTGCGGGCGAGCTCGGCGTAAAACGGCGTCGCGTGCTTGCGGCCGAGGCATTGCACGCCGTAGACGGGCACGCCCATGTTGCCGAGCGCCTCGACCTCGGCGCGCCAGTCGAGCTTCTTCGGGTTCTGCTTCGGCCCGTGCGGCACGTCGTCGCCGATGAGCACGAAGACCTTCTTGTAATCCTTGGTCCAGGAGAAGCTGCGCGCCTCGTGCAGCACCAGCTCGTAGCATTCGGGCGCGTCGCCGCCGCCCGTCGGGCCGACCTTCTCCACGAAGCGCACGATCGAGGCGACGTCGTCGGTCAGATCGAGGGATTTCGTCACGTACGTCGAGCCCGCGTCGCAATAATCGCCGTGCGCGATGATGCCGATGCGAATGCCCGGGATCTCCTTCATCAGCCGCGCCACGGTCTCGCCGACCTTCCTGCGCACCTGGGTCAAGCAGGGGTACATGCTGCCGGTGGTGTCAAAGCTGAAGACGACCTCGATCCTGTTGTCGATCATTCTCGTGTTCCTCCGAATCTCGTGAACCGTTGACGCCATCGAATGTGCGACCTTTTGACGACCGTGTACAGGGTCGATTCAGGATAGGTCGGACATAGATCGACATGCGGTGCCTGTTCGACGAACCTCGGTCGAATGACGTGAATGTGCTTTTGATCCAGGTCGAACGCGTGCGTCTGGGCACCCGGAGCCCAGGTTCGGCGGGGCCGTCGCTGGGACAGTCAGCCCTCTGGGTAGGACATAGAACGTCCATTTTCAGGGCAGCGATCGAATTCTTTTTCAGAATGCAGGTGGGTGGACGTTTTGCGTCCTACCCACGGGGACAGACGCTTGACCTCCGGACCGTCCAGGGCGCGCTCTCCGATCTCCCTCCACCGCGCATGCTGCCCGTGCGCTTGCGGTTGGGGGAGGGCGGGCACTATTGAAGCCCGACCGGCTTGCCCTTGCGTGGGCCGCGCCGCGACGACATGAGCGATACGCCCGCGATCGAGGTAGAAAAGCTCGAAAAACGCTTCGGTGACGTCGAGGCCGTACGCGGCGTCAGCTTCTCCGTCCCGCACGGCGAGATCTTCGGCTTCCTGGGGCCGAACGGCGCCGGCAAGACGACCACCATCAAGATGCTCTGCACGCTCCTCGAGCCCTCGGGCGGCAAGGCCAGGCTCGGCGGCTTCGACGTCACCGAAGAGCCGGGCGGCGTGAGGAAGAGCATTGGCGTCATCTTCCAGGACCCCGCGCTCGACGACCGGCTCTCCGCCGTGGAGAACCTCGAGCTACACGCGGTGGTCTACGACGTCCCCCGCGCCGAGCGACGCGCGCGCATCGACGAGGCCCTCGGGTTCGTCGAGCTATCCGATAGAAAAAACGACATCGTCCGCCATTTCTCGGGCGGCATGAAGCGCCGCCTCGAGATCGCCCGGGGCCTCTTGCACAGGCCCCGCGTCCTCTTCCTCGACGAGCCCACCACCGGCCTCGACCCGCAGACGCGCAGGCGCACCTGGGAAGTCTTGCGCTCGCTGCGCGACAGATACGGCACCACGCTCTTTCTGACGACCCATTACATGGACGAGGCCGAGCACTGCGATCGGATCGCCATCATCGACCACGGCCGCATCGTCGCCGAGGGCACGCCCGAGGAGCTCAAGCGTAAGGTCGGCAAGGACGTGGTCACCGTGCGCACGAGCGAGCCCGAGCCGCTCCGCCGCCTGCTCGAGGAGCGGCACGGAATCGTCCCCGAGCCGACCGAGGACGGTTTGTCCTTCCGCGTCGAGGAGGGAGAGGCGTTCATCGTGGAGCTCGTCGCGGAGGCGCGCGTGCCCCTGTCGGGCATCGCGGTGCACAGGCCGACGCTCGACGACGTGTTCCTGGCCCTCACGGGCCGGCAGATCCGCGAAGAGAACGGCAATGGCTCGAAGGAAGCGCTGCGCGCCATCGCGAGGCGGAGGTAGGCGTGCGAGCGGAAGTCGTCCTGGCCATCTGCCGGCGCGATCTCATCAAGTTCCTGCGCGATCGACAGACCTTCCTCGTGAGCTTGACGAGGCCGCTCCTGTGGCTCGTCGGCGTCGGGTTCGGCCTGCGCTCGACGTTCGCGGGGGGGGACACCGGCGTCGATTTCGTCTCGTTCCTCGTGCCGGGCGTCGCAACGATGAGCGTCTTGTTCACGAGCACGTTCGCCGCAATCTCGATCGTGTGGGACCGCGAGTTCGGCTTCCTCAAGGAGATGCTCGTCGCGCCCGTGCCGCGCTCGTCGATCGTGTTCGCAAAGATGCTCGCCGCGAGCCTGATGTCCCTGCTCGAGGTGACGATCGTGCTCGCCATCGCGCCCATCTTCGGCGCGCGGGTCGATCCGCTCGGAGCCCTCGCCGCGCTGCCGCTCCTCGGCGCCTTCGGCATGGCCGTCAACGCGCTCGGGATCCTCATCGCCTCGCGGATGAAGAGCTTCGAGGGGTTCGGCGGGATCGTGAACTTCCTCCTCCAGCCCATCTTCTTCTTCTCCGGCGCGCTCTATCCGCTCGAGGGCTTGCCGCCGCTGCTCGCGGGGCTCGTGCACCTCAATCCCATGTCGTACGCGGTGGATGGCACCCGGGGGCTCCTCGTGGGCGTGCACCATTTCCCGATCCTGCTCGACACGGCCGTCGTGGCGGTGGCCGTGGTGCTGCTCGGGGGGCTCGCGATGCGGTCGTTCGCGCGGATGAAAGCCTGAGCCCGCCTCCCGGCCGAGCCGGGGCAGCACGAACCCGACGCCCCGCGGCCGAATCACACGATGCGCCGCACGTCCGTCCGGCAAAGATGGTAGCGTGTCCCCTCGCCATGCCTCGCGCACGCTCCGTCGCCTGGACGCCCCATGCCGCGTAGATCGCTTCGACTTGCCGCCTGCACCCTGACCGCAGCGCTCGCCCTCTCCCTCGTGACGAGCGGCTGCGCCGTCGCCTACAAGCGCGCCCTCGAGCGCGGCGACGCCCTCGCGCAAGCCGGCGACTGGGACGCGGCGGCCGCGTCGTACGAACAGGCGAGCCGGCTCGAGCCGGACCGTGACGAGGCTCGCTCACGCCTGCGCGCTGCGCGCCAGCGGCAGGCTGCACGGCGCGTGGGCACGAGCCGCGCGCTGATCGAGCAGGGCAAGCTCGCCGAGGCCGTGCCCGCCGCGTGCGAGGCCGCGCGGCTCGATCCTCACAGCCAGGAGGTGCGGGGGGCGTACTTCGACGCCCGCGGCCGCGCCCTCGCCAAGGCCGAGGCTTTGCTCGCCGAGGACAAACCCCAGGACGCCCTCGCCCTCACGGGCGCCGTCCGGCAATGCGACCCGAACGACCGGCAAGCGAACGAGATCGAGGGGCGCTTGCTCGACCGCATCGCGTCGCGCGCCTACGATCGCGGCCTCGCCTTTTACGAGCAGAAGAAGAAGGGCAATGCGCTGCTCGCGCTGCGCGAGGCGCTGGGCGCGCGCCCCGGCTACCGCGACGCCGCCGCGCGGGCAGGGGCGATCCAGCGCGAGCTCGAGTCCGAGATCCGCTTCTATCTCGTCATCGATCGCGCCGCCGGGCCGCCCCAGAGCGGGGTCGACG includes:
- a CDS encoding ATP-binding cassette domain-containing protein, whose protein sequence is MSDTPAIEVEKLEKRFGDVEAVRGVSFSVPHGEIFGFLGPNGAGKTTTIKMLCTLLEPSGGKARLGGFDVTEEPGGVRKSIGVIFQDPALDDRLSAVENLELHAVVYDVPRAERRARIDEALGFVELSDRKNDIVRHFSGGMKRRLEIARGLLHRPRVLFLDEPTTGLDPQTRRRTWEVLRSLRDRYGTTLFLTTHYMDEAEHCDRIAIIDHGRIVAEGTPEELKRKVGKDVVTVRTSEPEPLRRLLEERHGIVPEPTEDGLSFRVEEGEAFIVELVAEARVPLSGIAVHRPTLDDVFLALTGRQIREENGNGSKEALRAIARRR
- a CDS encoding vWA domain-containing protein: MIDNRIEVVFSFDTTGSMYPCLTQVRRKVGETVARLMKEIPGIRIGIIAHGDYCDAGSTYVTKSLDLTDDVASIVRFVEKVGPTGGGDAPECYELVLHEARSFSWTKDYKKVFVLIGDDVPHGPKQNPKKLDWRAEVEALGNMGVPVYGVQCLGRKHATPFYAELARTSGGFHIGLDQFAYVTDMILAVCLKQSSDDRLQNYEKEVAKQGRMNRGLDRMFGAMMKREASTEFGEADLRAVPPGRFQVLDIDRDMPIRQFVQDNGLAFKAGRGFYEFMKTETIQGHKEVVLMDRKTGDLYSGERAREMLGLPPGATVRIKPASLEKYVVFVQSTSYNRKLIGGTRFLYEVQDWAEAA
- a CDS encoding ABC transporter permease; its protein translation is MRAEVVLAICRRDLIKFLRDRQTFLVSLTRPLLWLVGVGFGLRSTFAGGDTGVDFVSFLVPGVATMSVLFTSTFAAISIVWDREFGFLKEMLVAPVPRSSIVFAKMLAASLMSLLEVTIVLAIAPIFGARVDPLGALAALPLLGAFGMAVNALGILIASRMKSFEGFGGIVNFLLQPIFFFSGALYPLEGLPPLLAGLVHLNPMSYAVDGTRGLLVGVHHFPILLDTAVVAVAVVLLGGLAMRSFARMKA